A DNA window from Anoplolepis gracilipes chromosome 13, ASM4749672v1, whole genome shotgun sequence contains the following coding sequences:
- the LOC140672544 gene encoding uncharacterized protein isoform X8, which translates to MFLESNWTWLAERWGNMADLAERVDDLICSFDSTGETTMDTLSMLIFGWMLFGLVVLCVGKYVYNRFVLNELTTAAATSSSAQLGKDSHHGVESGVLAGTAVGKLFDKSKSTSPSSTSSSSSLVRAGGTGGAGGAGGTIGASGTASAASGAGAAGGGGGGSAGGVGVGVGIGVGVGVGTGAVAGVRSPSPGGYVPPTPPLRKRLTRKTSGALVSPSRSSRALHLPTATGADPEAVRWVNELIVWLHYDLVILNELLATWVVSLNDFTTGSTDEHGVGVEFVRVLPETHPPILSNIFCECDSKNDVTITCDCEATPALQLKAFRQRGDKVEVNHYRVNVNRFRARLNVVCITEKLLVDLKCDGWPEVKISLAAVGTIKKDLDESQLQEVVTEIVVGALRGINVHLNLSQYPTCPRLWREPPPQPGFSYPTQYDNIMNVSNSMIYQPPQQRLQGHVTPSPVPMQYVPGERRLLVKVVRAMDLGGQQGAVNPYCVVELDEPSQKNQTSIKKDTKNPLWDEAFLFDISHNTTEVLLEVFDHVNRSQRFLGLGIVGVEELLANPSQRQIIPLQARPYEEDDITGTLTVEFLFIEGAEVPQIGTKPYKVKETIKPISPTRSYSQTNVISNNSLNYNNDYLTNGNVVDAPYKSGQTNGNKETLIVHSQQRHGTRDISATSGPESTPNSSNSEERGRTRRKRRDFFGTIKKRLSRSKTRSRSVGPEGEINHEDAHSRSISADRARDPGSAHLSVPEQSRRSSLSEASGISGTSTRTYINEASTLVLETLENGIKKHYLVPLSLAQKSKWRKKGTKLHIFNDHTFIAKHITGGTVCEVCKRTLARRLGKQGYECRDCQMKCHKHCHVKVDMTCPTSTIQSIELSCIKVPPLERRPSMLLCSR; encoded by the exons atgtTTTTGGAATCCAATTGGACTTGGTTGGCAGAACGATGGGGCAATATGGCCGACTTGGCCGAGCGGGTGGACGATCTGATATGCAGTTTCGACTCGACTGGTGAGACGACCATGGATACACTATCGATGCTGATATTCGGCTGGATGCTGTTCGGCTTAGTGGTGTTGTGCGTCGGCAAGTACGTGTACAATCGCTTTGTGCTGAACGAGCTCACCACCGCAGCCGCCACTTCGTCGTCGGCGCAGCTTGGTAAAGACAGCCATCACGGCGTGGAGAGTGGTGTGTTGGCGGGTACCGCCGTTGGAAAACTATTCGACAAATCCAAGTCGACATCACCCTCGTCgacgtcctcgtcgtcgtcgctcgTGAGGGCTGGTGGTACCGGTGGTGCAGGTGGTGCAGGTGGTACCATCGGTGCTAGTGGTACCGCTAGTGCTGCTAGTGGTGCTGGTGCTgctggcggtggcggtggtggtAGTGCTGGTGGTGTTGGTGTTGGCGTTGGCATTGGCGTTGGCGTTGGTGTTGGTACCGGCGCGGTAGCAGGTGTGAGATCACCATCGCCGGGAGGTTACGTGCCACCAACGCCGCCGCTGAGGAAACGCCTGACCAGGAAGACCTCCGGTGCCCTTGTCAGCCCATCCCGAAGCTCCAGGGCGCTGCATCTGCCCACCGCGACCGGCGCCGACCCTGAAGCCGTGCGCTGGGTTAACGAACTCATCGTGTGGCTGCACTACGACCTCGTCATCCTCAACGAACTCTTGGCCACTTGGGTGGTCTCTCTCAACGACTTCACCACTGGCTCCACCGACGAG CACGGAGTCGGCGTCGAATTTGTCCGCGTTCTTCCCGAGACCCATCCCCCAATTTTGTCAAACATCTTCTGCGAATGTGATTCAAAGAACGATGTG ACTATCACGTGCGATTGCGAAGCTACTCCGGCCTTACAGCTGAAGGCATTTCGGCAACGAGGCGATAAAGTGGAAGTTAATCACTATCGAGTAAACGTCAATCGCTTTCGCGCTCGTCTCAATGTCGTCTGCATCACCGAGAAGCTATTAGTTGATCTGAAGTGCGACGGTTGGCCAGAG GTAAAGATTTCTCTCGCAGCGGTTGGCACAATAAAGAAAGACCTGGACGAGAGCCAGCTGCAAGAAGTGGTAACGGAAATTGTGGTGGGTGCCTTGCGAGGTATCAACGTTCACCTCAATCTCTCTCAATATCCCACTTGTCCCCGATTATGGAGAGAACCACCTCCCCAGCCAGGATTCTCGTATCCCACGCAATACGACAACATCATG AATGTCTCGAATTCGATGATATATCAACCTCCGCAACAACGTCTTCAGGGACATGTCACTCCCTCACCGGTACCTATGCAATATGTCCCCGGTGAACGACGACTACTCGTGAAGGTTGTAAGAGCGATGGACCTCGGTGGTCAGCAAGGAGCCGTGAATCCTTATTGCGTGGTAGAGTTGGATGAACCGTCGCAAAAGAATCAGACCTCTATAAAGAAGGACACCAAAAATCCCTTATGGGACGAAGCGTTCTTGTT CGATATAAGTCACAACACGACCGAAGTGTTGTTAGAAGTGTTCGATCACGTTAATAGAAGCCAAAGATTTTTGGGACTCGGAATTGTGGGAGTCGAGGAGCTTCTCGCAAATCCGAGCCAACGACAGATTATACCTCTTCAGGCACGGCCATATGAAGAGGATGACATTACAGGCACCCTCACTGTGGAG TTTCTGTTTATCGAGGGTGCAGAGGTACCACAAATCGGGACCAAGCCCTACAAAGTCAAGGAGACGATAAAGCCAATCTCACCTACCCGTTCCTACAGCCAGACGAATGTCATCAGCAACAATAGTCTAAACTACAACAATG ACTATCTGACAAACGGCAACGTCGTGGATGCACCATACAAAAGCGGGCAGACAAACGGTAACAAGGAAACTTTGATTGTACACAGCCAGCAGAGG CACGGAACAAGGGATATCAGCGCTACCTCAGGACCAGAAAGCACGCCTAATTCCTCTAATTCAGAAG AGAGAGGAAGGACACGAAGGAAACGACGCGATTTCTTTGGCACTATAAAAAAACGACTGAGCCGATCTAAGACGAGAAGTAGATCAGTGGGTCCTGAAGGAGAGATCAATCACGAAGACGCTCATTCAAGATCCATATCTGCTGATAGAGCTCGCGATCCTGGTTCCG CGCATTTATCGGTACCAGAGCAATCGCGACGATCGAGTTTGAGTGAAGCATCAGGCATAAGTGGAACATCTACGAGAACATATATCAACGAAGCCTCCACGCTTGTTCTCGAAACTTTGGAGAACGGTATAAAGAA gCACTACCTCGtacctctttctctcgcacagAAGAGTAAATGGAGAAAAAAAGGCACAAAGTTGCATATATTTAACGACCATACGTTTATCGCCAAACACATAACTGG agggACGGTCTGCGAGGTGTGTAAGAGAACCCTCGCACGAAGACTCGGCAAGCAGGGTTACGAGTGTAGGGACTGTCAGATGAAGTGTCATAAGCACTGTCACGTCAAAGTCGACATGACATGTCCTACGTCTACAATCCAGAGCATCGAGCT gTCATGCATCAAAGTTCCACCACTCGAACGAAGGCCGTCTATGCTCCTCTGCTCGCGATAA
- the LOC140672544 gene encoding uncharacterized protein isoform X1: MFLESNWTWLAERWGNMADLAERVDDLICSFDSTGETTMDTLSMLIFGWMLFGLVVLCVGKYVYNRFVLNELTTAAATSSSAQLGKDSHHGVESGVLAGTAVGKLFDKSKSTSPSSTSSSSSLVRAGGTGGAGGAGGTIGASGTASAASGAGAAGGGGGGSAGGVGVGVGIGVGVGVGTGAVAGVRSPSPGGYVPPTPPLRKRLTRKTSGALVSPSRSSRALHLPTATGADPEAVRWVNELIVWLHYDLVILNELLATWVVSLNDFTTGSTDEHGVGVEFVRVLPETHPPILSNIFCECDSKNDVTITCDCEATPALQLKAFRQRGDKVEVNHYRVNVNRFRARLNVVCITEKLLVDLKCDGWPEVKISLAAVGTIKKDLDESQLQEVVTEIVVGALRGINVHLNLSQYPTCPRLWREPPPQPGFSYPTQYDNIMNVSNSMIYQPPQQRLQGHVTPSPVPMQYVPGERRLLVKVVRAMDLGGQQGAVNPYCVVELDEPSQKNQTSIKKDTKNPLWDEAFLFDISHNTTEVLLEVFDHVNRSQRFLGLGIVGVEELLANPSQRQIIPLQARPYEEDDITGTLTVEFLFIEGAEVPQIGTKPYKVKETIKPISPTRSYSQTNVISNNSLNYNNGNSTLILYDSAAQLEGDYLTNGNVVDAPYKSGQTNGNKETLIVHSQQRQLERQIVKVALTQSGNWQEISPEHGTRDISATSGPESTPNSSNSEERGRTRRKRRDFFGTIKKRLSRSKTRSRSVGPEGEINHEDAHSRSISADRARDPGSAHLSVPEQSRRSSLSEASGISGTSTRTYINEASTLVLETLENGIKKHYLVPLSLAQKSKWRKKGTKLHIFNDHTFIAKHITGGTVCEVCKRTLARRLGKQGYECRDCQMKCHKHCHVKVDMTCPTSTIQSIELSCIKVPPLERRPSMLLCSR, translated from the exons atgtTTTTGGAATCCAATTGGACTTGGTTGGCAGAACGATGGGGCAATATGGCCGACTTGGCCGAGCGGGTGGACGATCTGATATGCAGTTTCGACTCGACTGGTGAGACGACCATGGATACACTATCGATGCTGATATTCGGCTGGATGCTGTTCGGCTTAGTGGTGTTGTGCGTCGGCAAGTACGTGTACAATCGCTTTGTGCTGAACGAGCTCACCACCGCAGCCGCCACTTCGTCGTCGGCGCAGCTTGGTAAAGACAGCCATCACGGCGTGGAGAGTGGTGTGTTGGCGGGTACCGCCGTTGGAAAACTATTCGACAAATCCAAGTCGACATCACCCTCGTCgacgtcctcgtcgtcgtcgctcgTGAGGGCTGGTGGTACCGGTGGTGCAGGTGGTGCAGGTGGTACCATCGGTGCTAGTGGTACCGCTAGTGCTGCTAGTGGTGCTGGTGCTgctggcggtggcggtggtggtAGTGCTGGTGGTGTTGGTGTTGGCGTTGGCATTGGCGTTGGCGTTGGTGTTGGTACCGGCGCGGTAGCAGGTGTGAGATCACCATCGCCGGGAGGTTACGTGCCACCAACGCCGCCGCTGAGGAAACGCCTGACCAGGAAGACCTCCGGTGCCCTTGTCAGCCCATCCCGAAGCTCCAGGGCGCTGCATCTGCCCACCGCGACCGGCGCCGACCCTGAAGCCGTGCGCTGGGTTAACGAACTCATCGTGTGGCTGCACTACGACCTCGTCATCCTCAACGAACTCTTGGCCACTTGGGTGGTCTCTCTCAACGACTTCACCACTGGCTCCACCGACGAG CACGGAGTCGGCGTCGAATTTGTCCGCGTTCTTCCCGAGACCCATCCCCCAATTTTGTCAAACATCTTCTGCGAATGTGATTCAAAGAACGATGTG ACTATCACGTGCGATTGCGAAGCTACTCCGGCCTTACAGCTGAAGGCATTTCGGCAACGAGGCGATAAAGTGGAAGTTAATCACTATCGAGTAAACGTCAATCGCTTTCGCGCTCGTCTCAATGTCGTCTGCATCACCGAGAAGCTATTAGTTGATCTGAAGTGCGACGGTTGGCCAGAG GTAAAGATTTCTCTCGCAGCGGTTGGCACAATAAAGAAAGACCTGGACGAGAGCCAGCTGCAAGAAGTGGTAACGGAAATTGTGGTGGGTGCCTTGCGAGGTATCAACGTTCACCTCAATCTCTCTCAATATCCCACTTGTCCCCGATTATGGAGAGAACCACCTCCCCAGCCAGGATTCTCGTATCCCACGCAATACGACAACATCATG AATGTCTCGAATTCGATGATATATCAACCTCCGCAACAACGTCTTCAGGGACATGTCACTCCCTCACCGGTACCTATGCAATATGTCCCCGGTGAACGACGACTACTCGTGAAGGTTGTAAGAGCGATGGACCTCGGTGGTCAGCAAGGAGCCGTGAATCCTTATTGCGTGGTAGAGTTGGATGAACCGTCGCAAAAGAATCAGACCTCTATAAAGAAGGACACCAAAAATCCCTTATGGGACGAAGCGTTCTTGTT CGATATAAGTCACAACACGACCGAAGTGTTGTTAGAAGTGTTCGATCACGTTAATAGAAGCCAAAGATTTTTGGGACTCGGAATTGTGGGAGTCGAGGAGCTTCTCGCAAATCCGAGCCAACGACAGATTATACCTCTTCAGGCACGGCCATATGAAGAGGATGACATTACAGGCACCCTCACTGTGGAG TTTCTGTTTATCGAGGGTGCAGAGGTACCACAAATCGGGACCAAGCCCTACAAAGTCAAGGAGACGATAAAGCCAATCTCACCTACCCGTTCCTACAGCCAGACGAATGTCATCAGCAACAATAGTCTAAACTACAACAATGGTAACAGTACACTTATCTTGTACGACTCTGCCGCACAATTGGAAGGGG ACTATCTGACAAACGGCAACGTCGTGGATGCACCATACAAAAGCGGGCAGACAAACGGTAACAAGGAAACTTTGATTGTACACAGCCAGCAGAGG CAACTGGAGCGGCAGATTGTGAAG GTTGCTCTGACGCAGAGTGGAAATTGGCAAGAGATATCTCCGGAG CACGGAACAAGGGATATCAGCGCTACCTCAGGACCAGAAAGCACGCCTAATTCCTCTAATTCAGAAG AGAGAGGAAGGACACGAAGGAAACGACGCGATTTCTTTGGCACTATAAAAAAACGACTGAGCCGATCTAAGACGAGAAGTAGATCAGTGGGTCCTGAAGGAGAGATCAATCACGAAGACGCTCATTCAAGATCCATATCTGCTGATAGAGCTCGCGATCCTGGTTCCG CGCATTTATCGGTACCAGAGCAATCGCGACGATCGAGTTTGAGTGAAGCATCAGGCATAAGTGGAACATCTACGAGAACATATATCAACGAAGCCTCCACGCTTGTTCTCGAAACTTTGGAGAACGGTATAAAGAA gCACTACCTCGtacctctttctctcgcacagAAGAGTAAATGGAGAAAAAAAGGCACAAAGTTGCATATATTTAACGACCATACGTTTATCGCCAAACACATAACTGG agggACGGTCTGCGAGGTGTGTAAGAGAACCCTCGCACGAAGACTCGGCAAGCAGGGTTACGAGTGTAGGGACTGTCAGATGAAGTGTCATAAGCACTGTCACGTCAAAGTCGACATGACATGTCCTACGTCTACAATCCAGAGCATCGAGCT gTCATGCATCAAAGTTCCACCACTCGAACGAAGGCCGTCTATGCTCCTCTGCTCGCGATAA
- the LOC140672544 gene encoding uncharacterized protein isoform X5, producing MFLESNWTWLAERWGNMADLAERVDDLICSFDSTGETTMDTLSMLIFGWMLFGLVVLCVGKYVYNRFVLNELTTAAATSSSAQLGKDSHHGVESGVLAGTAVGKLFDKSKSTSPSSTSSSSSLVRAGGTGGAGGAGGTIGASGTASAASGAGAAGGGGGGSAGGVGVGVGIGVGVGVGTGAVAGVRSPSPGGYVPPTPPLRKRLTRKTSGALVSPSRSSRALHLPTATGADPEAVRWVNELIVWLHYDLVILNELLATWVVSLNDFTTGSTDEHGVGVEFVRVLPETHPPILSNIFCECDSKNDVTITCDCEATPALQLKAFRQRGDKVEVNHYRVNVNRFRARLNVVCITEKLLVDLKCDGWPEVKISLAAVGTIKKDLDESQLQEVVTEIVVGALRGINVHLNLSQYPTCPRLWREPPPQPGFSYPTQYDNIMNVSNSMIYQPPQQRLQGHVTPSPVPMQYVPGERRLLVKVVRAMDLGGQQGAVNPYCVVELDEPSQKNQTSIKKDTKNPLWDEAFLFDISHNTTEVLLEVFDHVNRSQRFLGLGIVGVEELLANPSQRQIIPLQARPYEEDDITGTLTVEFLFIEGAEVPQIGTKPYKVKETIKPISPTRSYSQTNVISNNSLNYNNDYLTNGNVVDAPYKSGQTNGNKETLIVHSQQRQLERQIVKVALTQSGNWQEISPEHGTRDISATSGPESTPNSSNSEERGRTRRKRRDFFGTIKKRLSRSKTRSRSVGPEGEINHEDAHSRSISADRARDPGSAHLSVPEQSRRSSLSEASGISGTSTRTYINEASTLVLETLENGIKKHYLVPLSLAQKSKWRKKGTKLHIFNDHTFIAKHITGGTVCEVCKRTLARRLGKQGYECRDCQMKCHKHCHVKVDMTCPTSTIQSIELSCIKVPPLERRPSMLLCSR from the exons atgtTTTTGGAATCCAATTGGACTTGGTTGGCAGAACGATGGGGCAATATGGCCGACTTGGCCGAGCGGGTGGACGATCTGATATGCAGTTTCGACTCGACTGGTGAGACGACCATGGATACACTATCGATGCTGATATTCGGCTGGATGCTGTTCGGCTTAGTGGTGTTGTGCGTCGGCAAGTACGTGTACAATCGCTTTGTGCTGAACGAGCTCACCACCGCAGCCGCCACTTCGTCGTCGGCGCAGCTTGGTAAAGACAGCCATCACGGCGTGGAGAGTGGTGTGTTGGCGGGTACCGCCGTTGGAAAACTATTCGACAAATCCAAGTCGACATCACCCTCGTCgacgtcctcgtcgtcgtcgctcgTGAGGGCTGGTGGTACCGGTGGTGCAGGTGGTGCAGGTGGTACCATCGGTGCTAGTGGTACCGCTAGTGCTGCTAGTGGTGCTGGTGCTgctggcggtggcggtggtggtAGTGCTGGTGGTGTTGGTGTTGGCGTTGGCATTGGCGTTGGCGTTGGTGTTGGTACCGGCGCGGTAGCAGGTGTGAGATCACCATCGCCGGGAGGTTACGTGCCACCAACGCCGCCGCTGAGGAAACGCCTGACCAGGAAGACCTCCGGTGCCCTTGTCAGCCCATCCCGAAGCTCCAGGGCGCTGCATCTGCCCACCGCGACCGGCGCCGACCCTGAAGCCGTGCGCTGGGTTAACGAACTCATCGTGTGGCTGCACTACGACCTCGTCATCCTCAACGAACTCTTGGCCACTTGGGTGGTCTCTCTCAACGACTTCACCACTGGCTCCACCGACGAG CACGGAGTCGGCGTCGAATTTGTCCGCGTTCTTCCCGAGACCCATCCCCCAATTTTGTCAAACATCTTCTGCGAATGTGATTCAAAGAACGATGTG ACTATCACGTGCGATTGCGAAGCTACTCCGGCCTTACAGCTGAAGGCATTTCGGCAACGAGGCGATAAAGTGGAAGTTAATCACTATCGAGTAAACGTCAATCGCTTTCGCGCTCGTCTCAATGTCGTCTGCATCACCGAGAAGCTATTAGTTGATCTGAAGTGCGACGGTTGGCCAGAG GTAAAGATTTCTCTCGCAGCGGTTGGCACAATAAAGAAAGACCTGGACGAGAGCCAGCTGCAAGAAGTGGTAACGGAAATTGTGGTGGGTGCCTTGCGAGGTATCAACGTTCACCTCAATCTCTCTCAATATCCCACTTGTCCCCGATTATGGAGAGAACCACCTCCCCAGCCAGGATTCTCGTATCCCACGCAATACGACAACATCATG AATGTCTCGAATTCGATGATATATCAACCTCCGCAACAACGTCTTCAGGGACATGTCACTCCCTCACCGGTACCTATGCAATATGTCCCCGGTGAACGACGACTACTCGTGAAGGTTGTAAGAGCGATGGACCTCGGTGGTCAGCAAGGAGCCGTGAATCCTTATTGCGTGGTAGAGTTGGATGAACCGTCGCAAAAGAATCAGACCTCTATAAAGAAGGACACCAAAAATCCCTTATGGGACGAAGCGTTCTTGTT CGATATAAGTCACAACACGACCGAAGTGTTGTTAGAAGTGTTCGATCACGTTAATAGAAGCCAAAGATTTTTGGGACTCGGAATTGTGGGAGTCGAGGAGCTTCTCGCAAATCCGAGCCAACGACAGATTATACCTCTTCAGGCACGGCCATATGAAGAGGATGACATTACAGGCACCCTCACTGTGGAG TTTCTGTTTATCGAGGGTGCAGAGGTACCACAAATCGGGACCAAGCCCTACAAAGTCAAGGAGACGATAAAGCCAATCTCACCTACCCGTTCCTACAGCCAGACGAATGTCATCAGCAACAATAGTCTAAACTACAACAATG ACTATCTGACAAACGGCAACGTCGTGGATGCACCATACAAAAGCGGGCAGACAAACGGTAACAAGGAAACTTTGATTGTACACAGCCAGCAGAGG CAACTGGAGCGGCAGATTGTGAAG GTTGCTCTGACGCAGAGTGGAAATTGGCAAGAGATATCTCCGGAG CACGGAACAAGGGATATCAGCGCTACCTCAGGACCAGAAAGCACGCCTAATTCCTCTAATTCAGAAG AGAGAGGAAGGACACGAAGGAAACGACGCGATTTCTTTGGCACTATAAAAAAACGACTGAGCCGATCTAAGACGAGAAGTAGATCAGTGGGTCCTGAAGGAGAGATCAATCACGAAGACGCTCATTCAAGATCCATATCTGCTGATAGAGCTCGCGATCCTGGTTCCG CGCATTTATCGGTACCAGAGCAATCGCGACGATCGAGTTTGAGTGAAGCATCAGGCATAAGTGGAACATCTACGAGAACATATATCAACGAAGCCTCCACGCTTGTTCTCGAAACTTTGGAGAACGGTATAAAGAA gCACTACCTCGtacctctttctctcgcacagAAGAGTAAATGGAGAAAAAAAGGCACAAAGTTGCATATATTTAACGACCATACGTTTATCGCCAAACACATAACTGG agggACGGTCTGCGAGGTGTGTAAGAGAACCCTCGCACGAAGACTCGGCAAGCAGGGTTACGAGTGTAGGGACTGTCAGATGAAGTGTCATAAGCACTGTCACGTCAAAGTCGACATGACATGTCCTACGTCTACAATCCAGAGCATCGAGCT gTCATGCATCAAAGTTCCACCACTCGAACGAAGGCCGTCTATGCTCCTCTGCTCGCGATAA
- the LOC140672544 gene encoding uncharacterized protein isoform X6 codes for MFLESNWTWLAERWGNMADLAERVDDLICSFDSTGETTMDTLSMLIFGWMLFGLVVLCVGKYVYNRFVLNELTTAAATSSSAQLGKDSHHGVESGVLAGTAVGKLFDKSKSTSPSSTSSSSSLVRAGGTGGAGGAGGTIGASGTASAASGAGAAGGGGGGSAGGVGVGVGIGVGVGVGTGAVAGVRSPSPGGYVPPTPPLRKRLTRKTSGALVSPSRSSRALHLPTATGADPEAVRWVNELIVWLHYDLVILNELLATWVVSLNDFTTGSTDEHGVGVEFVRVLPETHPPILSNIFCECDSKNDVTITCDCEATPALQLKAFRQRGDKVEVNHYRVNVNRFRARLNVVCITEKLLVDLKCDGWPEVKISLAAVGTIKKDLDESQLQEVVTEIVVGALRGINVHLNLSQYPTCPRLWREPPPQPGFSYPTQYDNIMNVSNSMIYQPPQQRLQGHVTPSPVPMQYVPGERRLLVKVVRAMDLGGQQGAVNPYCVVELDEPSQKNQTSIKKDTKNPLWDEAFLFDISHNTTEVLLEVFDHVNRSQRFLGLGIVGVEELLANPSQRQIIPLQARPYEEDDITGTLTVEFLFIEGAEVPQIGTKPYKVKETIKPISPTRSYSQTNVISNNSLNYNNDYLTNGNVVDAPYKSGQTNGNKETLIVHSQQRQLERQIVKSGNWQEISPEHGTRDISATSGPESTPNSSNSEERGRTRRKRRDFFGTIKKRLSRSKTRSRSVGPEGEINHEDAHSRSISADRARDPGSAHLSVPEQSRRSSLSEASGISGTSTRTYINEASTLVLETLENGIKKHYLVPLSLAQKSKWRKKGTKLHIFNDHTFIAKHITGGTVCEVCKRTLARRLGKQGYECRDCQMKCHKHCHVKVDMTCPTSTIQSIELSCIKVPPLERRPSMLLCSR; via the exons atgtTTTTGGAATCCAATTGGACTTGGTTGGCAGAACGATGGGGCAATATGGCCGACTTGGCCGAGCGGGTGGACGATCTGATATGCAGTTTCGACTCGACTGGTGAGACGACCATGGATACACTATCGATGCTGATATTCGGCTGGATGCTGTTCGGCTTAGTGGTGTTGTGCGTCGGCAAGTACGTGTACAATCGCTTTGTGCTGAACGAGCTCACCACCGCAGCCGCCACTTCGTCGTCGGCGCAGCTTGGTAAAGACAGCCATCACGGCGTGGAGAGTGGTGTGTTGGCGGGTACCGCCGTTGGAAAACTATTCGACAAATCCAAGTCGACATCACCCTCGTCgacgtcctcgtcgtcgtcgctcgTGAGGGCTGGTGGTACCGGTGGTGCAGGTGGTGCAGGTGGTACCATCGGTGCTAGTGGTACCGCTAGTGCTGCTAGTGGTGCTGGTGCTgctggcggtggcggtggtggtAGTGCTGGTGGTGTTGGTGTTGGCGTTGGCATTGGCGTTGGCGTTGGTGTTGGTACCGGCGCGGTAGCAGGTGTGAGATCACCATCGCCGGGAGGTTACGTGCCACCAACGCCGCCGCTGAGGAAACGCCTGACCAGGAAGACCTCCGGTGCCCTTGTCAGCCCATCCCGAAGCTCCAGGGCGCTGCATCTGCCCACCGCGACCGGCGCCGACCCTGAAGCCGTGCGCTGGGTTAACGAACTCATCGTGTGGCTGCACTACGACCTCGTCATCCTCAACGAACTCTTGGCCACTTGGGTGGTCTCTCTCAACGACTTCACCACTGGCTCCACCGACGAG CACGGAGTCGGCGTCGAATTTGTCCGCGTTCTTCCCGAGACCCATCCCCCAATTTTGTCAAACATCTTCTGCGAATGTGATTCAAAGAACGATGTG ACTATCACGTGCGATTGCGAAGCTACTCCGGCCTTACAGCTGAAGGCATTTCGGCAACGAGGCGATAAAGTGGAAGTTAATCACTATCGAGTAAACGTCAATCGCTTTCGCGCTCGTCTCAATGTCGTCTGCATCACCGAGAAGCTATTAGTTGATCTGAAGTGCGACGGTTGGCCAGAG GTAAAGATTTCTCTCGCAGCGGTTGGCACAATAAAGAAAGACCTGGACGAGAGCCAGCTGCAAGAAGTGGTAACGGAAATTGTGGTGGGTGCCTTGCGAGGTATCAACGTTCACCTCAATCTCTCTCAATATCCCACTTGTCCCCGATTATGGAGAGAACCACCTCCCCAGCCAGGATTCTCGTATCCCACGCAATACGACAACATCATG AATGTCTCGAATTCGATGATATATCAACCTCCGCAACAACGTCTTCAGGGACATGTCACTCCCTCACCGGTACCTATGCAATATGTCCCCGGTGAACGACGACTACTCGTGAAGGTTGTAAGAGCGATGGACCTCGGTGGTCAGCAAGGAGCCGTGAATCCTTATTGCGTGGTAGAGTTGGATGAACCGTCGCAAAAGAATCAGACCTCTATAAAGAAGGACACCAAAAATCCCTTATGGGACGAAGCGTTCTTGTT CGATATAAGTCACAACACGACCGAAGTGTTGTTAGAAGTGTTCGATCACGTTAATAGAAGCCAAAGATTTTTGGGACTCGGAATTGTGGGAGTCGAGGAGCTTCTCGCAAATCCGAGCCAACGACAGATTATACCTCTTCAGGCACGGCCATATGAAGAGGATGACATTACAGGCACCCTCACTGTGGAG TTTCTGTTTATCGAGGGTGCAGAGGTACCACAAATCGGGACCAAGCCCTACAAAGTCAAGGAGACGATAAAGCCAATCTCACCTACCCGTTCCTACAGCCAGACGAATGTCATCAGCAACAATAGTCTAAACTACAACAATG ACTATCTGACAAACGGCAACGTCGTGGATGCACCATACAAAAGCGGGCAGACAAACGGTAACAAGGAAACTTTGATTGTACACAGCCAGCAGAGG CAACTGGAGCGGCAGATTGTGAAG AGTGGAAATTGGCAAGAGATATCTCCGGAG CACGGAACAAGGGATATCAGCGCTACCTCAGGACCAGAAAGCACGCCTAATTCCTCTAATTCAGAAG AGAGAGGAAGGACACGAAGGAAACGACGCGATTTCTTTGGCACTATAAAAAAACGACTGAGCCGATCTAAGACGAGAAGTAGATCAGTGGGTCCTGAAGGAGAGATCAATCACGAAGACGCTCATTCAAGATCCATATCTGCTGATAGAGCTCGCGATCCTGGTTCCG CGCATTTATCGGTACCAGAGCAATCGCGACGATCGAGTTTGAGTGAAGCATCAGGCATAAGTGGAACATCTACGAGAACATATATCAACGAAGCCTCCACGCTTGTTCTCGAAACTTTGGAGAACGGTATAAAGAA gCACTACCTCGtacctctttctctcgcacagAAGAGTAAATGGAGAAAAAAAGGCACAAAGTTGCATATATTTAACGACCATACGTTTATCGCCAAACACATAACTGG agggACGGTCTGCGAGGTGTGTAAGAGAACCCTCGCACGAAGACTCGGCAAGCAGGGTTACGAGTGTAGGGACTGTCAGATGAAGTGTCATAAGCACTGTCACGTCAAAGTCGACATGACATGTCCTACGTCTACAATCCAGAGCATCGAGCT gTCATGCATCAAAGTTCCACCACTCGAACGAAGGCCGTCTATGCTCCTCTGCTCGCGATAA